The Abditibacteriaceae bacterium DNA window CTGCGCAAATGCGGCTCGATCTGATTCCAATTGGCGATGGTCATAACGCACTTATCGGCATCGTAGAAATGGCGCAACCGCTCTGCCAGAGCACCAAGGGTGCGCTCGATGCCGAATCGCGGATTCGATAGCGAATTCAGATCTTTCAGCAAAATAAGCTGGCGGCGCAACGTCAGTTCCGAACCGCCGATGAAAGAAATGGTGTAACCGAGAATCAGAAGAGCCGCAGGCTCCAGCAGGAAGCGGTCGAAACGGACGTTGTTTTGTGCGGGAAACGCCGCGTATTCAGCCAGAAAAAGGAGCACTGCCGAACCCAGAGTGGCGCGCAAACCGGGGCGATAGCCCGATTGAAAAGCCGCCACCACGATGGCGAAAAAGTAAAGCAGAAAGAAAACATTCGTCCTGCCGCTGCATACAATCAGAACAGAATACCAGGCGATATCAATCCAGTAGGGTTTGATATGCAGCGGCAAATTCGGGAATGGCCAGGCCCAATTTCGAGCCCGACGCCAACACGCCAGAAGGTAAAATCCGGCACTGTAAACGACGTAGAGAATGAGAACCGGGGAGGTAAATTGCCCGTAGCGAGCCGGTTCGAGAGGGATTAAGAGAGCGACCAGAAAAGCCGAAAGAGCCAGCATCAAGCGCATCAATGCAATCATCCGATCATCGGTGGTTTTATTCATTGATGCCCGACCCAGACGCGGCAGACGTTTCCTGTTTGAAATGGATTTTGTGAGTGAGCCGGATGACGAAAGCAGAGGGAACATCCTGTATTCTTGCCCTTTGACTGCCAGTTCGCAAGCGGCAACAGGTACAGTCGATTTCGACCGTACTTCCAATCTCTTGATAAAAGCTGTTATTCGCGCTATCTTTTGAGGGCCGAATCTAACCGGTTACATTATTGGCCTCAACGTGTTCTATGGCGCTTAAAGAATTGTCGCGTGAGTCGTATTGTCAAATTTATCTCGATGAAACCGAAGGCTGGCTTCATGTCAATTGGACGGGCTATCAAACCGTCGAATCGGTGAAGCGCAACTGCGAAGAAATGCTGGTGCTGATGGTTCAGCACAAAGCATTTCGTGTTCTCAACGACAACACCAATGTGCTGGGAATCTGGAGCGGAGCCGCGGCGTGGGGCGCGAGCAGTTGGTTTCCACGCATGCACGCAGCGGGCCTCACCCATTTCGCGTGGGTTTACAGCCCGAGCCGCTTTTCACAAATCTCGACCGACGCCACCCTTTCTCTGATGGATGCCGAAAGTACGGGTGTTCGCGTGTTTTACGAAATTGAAGACGCCAAAGCCTGGCTGCGACTCCACGCGCCGTAATAAAAGTACGTTCGAATTCGACCGTACTTTTCGTTGGTTCAGCCGCGCATATCCATGCCGCCATCGACGGTGACGGTGGAGCCGGTAATAAACGCTGCCATGTCGCTGAGCAAGAAGGCCGTCGCGCCCGCAACGTCTTGCGGCTGCCCGATGCGACCCAGAGGAAACGACGCGGCAACCTTGTCGCGTCCCAGCGACTCGAGGCTGTCGTGCGCCATATCGGTTTCCGTCCATGCGGGCGCGATGCAGTTGACGCGGATTTTATCGGGCGCCAGTTCCAAAGCCATCGAACGCATAAACATAATCTGCGCGCCTTTGGATGTTGCATACGCCGAATACCCGGCGGAACCGCGCTGGCCTGCCGTCGAGGCGTAAATGACGATACTGCCGCCTTCCCCCTCAGCGCGCATCTGTTCGACAGCGGTCTTTACGCACAGAAATGTGCCGCGCACGTTAATGCTCATGGTGCGCTCCCAGAAATCGACCGTCATTTCCTGCAGCGACGCGCCTTCGAAAATGCCAGCGGAAACCACAAGACCATCCAGCGGCCCGAATTCTGAAACCGCCGACTGCATCGCCGTGCGAAGCGCCATTTCGTCGGTGACATCGGCTTTCCATGCTGCCGCCTTTCCGCCACCGTGTTGAATCTCCGCGACGAGAGCATTCGCCGCATTTTCTTCCGTGCGATAGCTTAATGAAACCGCGCCGCCAGCCGCCGCGATCGTGCGCGCGGCGGCAGCGCCAATGCCCCGACTGCCGCCTGCAATAAAGATGTGTTTGCCGTTGAGTTGGAGCATAATTTGTTTTCAATCGTAAGCTGTCGGGCGGTGCTTGCCGAGCAAGCGCAATTGCCTCTCGTTAGCTGCAGCAATAACTTCGGGGTTGAATTGCCATGTAATATAGGGCGAAAATTGCTGCGCGATAATGCGATGCGAATAATGATTCTGTAGCAAATAGCGAGTTTGATCTGCTGTTTTGTTCTTGCTGCCCGTGTGCCAGATTTCGCTGCGGAAGAAAAGCACATCGCCCGCTTTGCAGAGCACTGGTTCCAGTTCGCGCCCGCGCCACGTCGGATCGGGTGTTTTCCCCCACGACAACGCACGGCCCGATTTATGACTGCCGGGAATCACGTAAGTTGGACACAGTTCTTCGGTGATGTCGCTGAGATAAAAATGCGCGGTGCAAAGGTAAATCGGCAAGGTTACGCTGCCGTCTAAAAGCAGTTCTTCGGGCACTTCAAAAAAAACGCGGTCGGTGTGCGGCGACCAGCCGTTGTGCGCCGGATGGCTGCGCCACGCGCTTTGCCCGATGATATGACATTCCTCGCCCATCGCGCTTTCGGCGAGGTCGATAACGCCGGGGCGGTCGAGCAGGCCAAGCCAGAACGGGTCGCGATTAAAGACGCACTTGTAATGATCGGTCGGGCCTTGCCGGTCGAAACCAGAAGGCGTGAGGTTGTCGATCGCCGCGCGGGCAGCAACGACTTCCTCGGCATTGAGCACGCCGGGAATAAGGGCAAAGCCGTCGTCGTGCAACGCCTGCAACTGTCCGGCGGTGTCGTCCAGTGCGAAGGTGCGTTGTTTGTAAACGGATGGTTCTGCAATCATTTTCTACCTCGCGGTTGCGATGGAGTCGCTGATTGCGCAGTATCGGCAGTGAGGCCCGCTCATGCCAGAGAATCAGGCCACAAAAAGATGCCATTAACGACAACGTTTTTGACGAATTCGCGGCACGAGTACGGTCGAAATCGACCGTACTCGTGTTACGCTTGTTTTTTGCGGCGTTGATCGCGCGTGATGTGCGTAATGCCGAGCCATTCTTTGATGGCGAAAATCATAAAGCGCGGCACATAGCTCATGCGCTTCCAGCGCCACGGCTCCTGCCACACGCGATAAAGCCATTCGAGTCCGGCGCGCTGGACAGCAACAGGCGCGCGCTGAAGCTTTTCGGAATACACATCGAACGAGCCGCCAACGCCAAGCGAAACCGGAACGCCCAGTTCGCTCATGTGCTGCGCAATGAATTTTTCCTGCAACGGAATTCCCATCGCCACGAAAAGCACATCAGGCTTCGCGTCTTTCACCTGCTGCAACGCGTGTTTCTTGAGTTCTTCGTCGCGCAAAATCATGCCGTGATGCGTGCCGACAACGTTGAGGCCTGGATACGTTTCGGATAGTTTTTGCGCGGCTAGAGAAGCGATGCCCGGTTCGCTGCCGAGAATGAAAATGCGGTAGCCGTGTTTCGCCGCGCGTTCGCAAATTCCCGTCACCATATCGACTCCAGTGACGCGTTCGTAAACCGGCATATTCAACAAGCGCGCGCCCCACATCACGCCGTAGCCGTCGGGTGTTACCAAAGCCGCACGCTGTAAAATGCCTGCATATTCGGGGTCTTCCTGCGCGCGCAGGATGGCGTTGGCGTCGCTTGTTACAACATGATGCGGCGTGCCCGACCGAATCATCGCTTCGATTTTGTCCATCGCTTCGGTCATCGACACCGGCGAAATGCGCACGCCGAACGCTTCGATGTCTTCGGGCATTTCTTCGTTATCCAGTCGCCGCATCAAAACGCGAATGACCGAAAAGAAAAACGTGCCACCGCTGAACAGCAAAAGCGCCAGAATCGCCGCGCGCACCACGAAGTTGAGCGGCGCCGTCACGACCAGCAAAACGCCCAGCGTACAAAGCCACGCCGCGAGCGCGAGATAAAGCAACGAAATCTTGGCGCCCGAAAAGCCGCGCTGCGCAAGCGCTTCGTGTAGGCGCAGATGCTTTTTCTGCCAGTTCACGCTCGCGCCGCGCCGCGAAGCTTTAAGGCGATAAAACGAAACGTCGAGCAAAGGCAGCCCGAGTACCAAAACCAATAGCGCCAGAATTGCAAACGCGAAGTTCTTCCACAGACCGAGAACAGCACTTTGCGCTAAGAGAAAACCCATCGCCAGGGCTGCACTCCAGCCGATGTTCCAACTTGGGCGACGCAGCGCCAGAGGAATGGAGACCAAGCCCGCGCCCGCCAGAGCAGCGCTGCACACAAGCGGAAAAACCGGCGCTTTCTGATACGAACCGAGAATGCAGAACGTCAGGCCGACAAGGCCCAGATAGCCGCCGGTGACGTGCGGCGTGCGATTGAGCGCCGCCGTCATGCGCGCAATAAGCCACACAAAAACAATGGTGAGCGGCACAGCCAGCGCGCCCAGATTGGCGAACTGATTGGAAAACGGTAAACGAATGCCGCTAAACGCCTGATAACGAAAAACCCCGATGGCCGCGCCAGCAGCCGCGAGAACGAAAATATCAGAAATAAAAGGTGGTAGGCCGAGCTTGCCGCGCAATGCCGATAGAATATAAAGAACGCCAGAGAGAAGTACAATTGCCAAGCCCGCAGGGCGGTACAGCGAAAGTGCGCTCAGGTCGCGCGAAAGATATAAGCCCGCGAGACACGCCAGCAAAACTGCGCCGACAAAAGCAATTCCTTCAGGGTTCGGACCGCTACGCGCGTGCGACGGCGTGCGGCGTGCGGCAAGGCCCGACAATAAATAAACAACAGCAGCAGCTAGACAGAAAACAGCAAACAGCATCATAAAATTGAAACTTAGGCTACAGTCAATTTCGACCGTACTTCACACGGAAACGCGGGGAAATTCGCCCGATTATTGTAACACTCGGGCGCTTTTCTCACCCGCCGCCGAGCCGCTGCATCTGGCACGAGGACCTTAATTGCACTCTTGCGGCGCCCTGAAAGCGGCCCTGCAGTGGCGCGCAATCGCGGTAATCGCGGCCCGTTGCAACAAAAACGCAGTCGCGCGCGCGCCGGTTGTGCGTCGGGTCGAAGGCAAGCCATTCGTTGTTTTGCAGCACTTCGCACCACGCGTGCATCGCGCCTTCACCTTCAAGGTAGCCCGCGACGTAACGTGCCGGTAAATTCGCCGCACGGCAAACTGCAATCATCAGGTGCGCCGAATCCTGGCAGATGCCTGCGCCGCGCACCAGAGCTTGTGAGGCCGTTGCGCCGACATCACCTGACGCCGTGTCGTAGCGCAATGCATTATGCGTCCATTCACAGATGCGGTGAGGCAAATCGGCCCGCGCAGTGTTGCTTGCTAATTCGCGTGCGATTGCAGCGATTTCGGGCGCGAGATCACAGCGCGCTGAAGCCAGAAGAAATGCGCCGATTCCTGCTGGCGGCAAGTTCGTTTCGCGGAAAGAGCTAAGGCTTTCACCGAGTTCAACTTCGGCTTCAAGAGAAAACTTCCAGTCGCACGCAAGGCGGCGATGCTTTATTTCGAGCACGCGGTTACCGAAGTCATCGTTCCATTCGCGTGTGCTTTCGGGTTCGGGCGTGCTTTTCCAGCGCACTGTTCGCACGTTTTGTGTGCTGCGTGTGGCGGGCAGAACGCGCAACTGGCGCACGCAGCTAGAAACCGGTGACGAATAATTCAGGTGCAGCGTGCGGCGCACGCGGAAAAGAGACACAAAAAAAGTACGGTCGATTTCGACCGTACTTGCAAGCGCGAAGGCTTTTGAGGTTCTACGCGACTGCCATTTCTTTGATTTCGTCGCGCAGTTGGGCCGCACGTTCGTAATCTTCGGCTTCAACGGCCACGCGCAATTCCTGCCGCAAGCGTTCGGCAGGCGTGAGCGGTCGGTTGCTGCGAATGCGCTCGCTCCAGTCGCGCAGGAATTCGATTTCGCGCGAGTTCTCGATGAAATCTTCGCGCTCGACTTCACGGAAAAATTCTTCGATGCGCGCGATGCCTTCATCTATTTGGCGCAGCGCCAGATCGAAATCGCGTTCTTCCAAGGACAGGCACGCCCGCGCCCTCGTGTGCATCATCATCACATACGGGCGAAATTGTTCGAGCGAAGAGCGGTCGCTGTCGTCGGCGGCAAAGTCGCGAATCAGGTCGAAGGCTTTCAGGTTGCGCGACGTATCACGCATCACGCCGAGATAATCGCCCAGATGGAAAAGCGAAAGGTAGCGGTAATAATACTGCATCGATTCCTGACGCAAATCGGAGCAATCTTCCGACGAAACTTCCCAGTCGTCGACGCTGCCATGCTGCGAAATATGACGCTCGCGACGCGACACCAGATATTCGTACAGGCTTTCATAGCCGTGCGGACGCCGCCCATCGGGGCGACCTTCGAGTTCCATCTGCAAAACGCCCAGATCGAGGCGCATTTGCAATTTCTCGCCGCCGTCTTCGCCGGTAATACGGCGCACCGTGACTTCGTTCGGATTATGATCCCAGCCGTCGAGAATATGTGAAAGGTCTTTGCTCATCGTTGTGCCACCTTTGGTACTACCGCCAAAA harbors:
- a CDS encoding STAS/SEC14 domain-containing protein → MALKELSRESYCQIYLDETEGWLHVNWTGYQTVESVKRNCEEMLVLMVQHKAFRVLNDNTNVLGIWSGAAAWGASSWFPRMHAAGLTHFAWVYSPSRFSQISTDATLSLMDAESTGVRVFYEIEDAKAWLRLHAP
- a CDS encoding glucose 1-dehydrogenase; translated protein: MLQLNGKHIFIAGGSRGIGAAAARTIAAAGGAVSLSYRTEENAANALVAEIQHGGGKAAAWKADVTDEMALRTAMQSAVSEFGPLDGLVVSAGIFEGASLQEMTVDFWERTMSINVRGTFLCVKTAVEQMRAEGEGGSIVIYASTAGQRGSAGYSAYATSKGAQIMFMRSMALELAPDKIRVNCIAPAWTETDMAHDSLESLGRDKVAASFPLGRIGQPQDVAGATAFLLSDMAAFITGSTVTVDGGMDMRG
- a CDS encoding phytanoyl-CoA dioxygenase family protein, which produces MIAEPSVYKQRTFALDDTAGQLQALHDDGFALIPGVLNAEEVVAARAAIDNLTPSGFDRQGPTDHYKCVFNRDPFWLGLLDRPGVIDLAESAMGEECHIIGQSAWRSHPAHNGWSPHTDRVFFEVPEELLLDGSVTLPIYLCTAHFYLSDITEELCPTYVIPGSHKSGRALSWGKTPDPTWRGRELEPVLCKAGDVLFFRSEIWHTGSKNKTADQTRYLLQNHYSHRIIAQQFSPYITWQFNPEVIAAANERQLRLLGKHRPTAYD
- a CDS encoding WecB/TagA/CpsF family glycosyltransferase, encoding MMLFAVFCLAAAVVYLLSGLAARRTPSHARSGPNPEGIAFVGAVLLACLAGLYLSRDLSALSLYRPAGLAIVLLSGVLYILSALRGKLGLPPFISDIFVLAAAGAAIGVFRYQAFSGIRLPFSNQFANLGALAVPLTIVFVWLIARMTAALNRTPHVTGGYLGLVGLTFCILGSYQKAPVFPLVCSAALAGAGLVSIPLALRRPSWNIGWSAALAMGFLLAQSAVLGLWKNFAFAILALLVLVLGLPLLDVSFYRLKASRRGASVNWQKKHLRLHEALAQRGFSGAKISLLYLALAAWLCTLGVLLVVTAPLNFVVRAAILALLLFSGGTFFFSVIRVLMRRLDNEEMPEDIEAFGVRISPVSMTEAMDKIEAMIRSGTPHHVVTSDANAILRAQEDPEYAGILQRAALVTPDGYGVMWGARLLNMPVYERVTGVDMVTGICERAAKHGYRIFILGSEPGIASLAAQKLSETYPGLNVVGTHHGMILRDEELKKHALQQVKDAKPDVLFVAMGIPLQEKFIAQHMSELGVPVSLGVGGSFDVYSEKLQRAPVAVQRAGLEWLYRVWQEPWRWKRMSYVPRFMIFAIKEWLGITHITRDQRRKKQA
- a CDS encoding transglutaminase family protein, whose product is MSLFRVRRTLHLNYSSPVSSCVRQLRVLPATRSTQNVRTVRWKSTPEPESTREWNDDFGNRVLEIKHRRLACDWKFSLEAEVELGESLSSFRETNLPPAGIGAFLLASARCDLAPEIAAIARELASNTARADLPHRICEWTHNALRYDTASGDVGATASQALVRGAGICQDSAHLMIAVCRAANLPARYVAGYLEGEGAMHAWCEVLQNNEWLAFDPTHNRRARDCVFVATGRDYRDCAPLQGRFQGAARVQLRSSCQMQRLGGG
- a CDS encoding UvrB/UvrC motif-containing protein; this translates as MSKDLSHILDGWDHNPNEVTVRRITGEDGGEKLQMRLDLGVLQMELEGRPDGRRPHGYESLYEYLVSRRERHISQHGSVDDWEVSSEDCSDLRQESMQYYYRYLSLFHLGDYLGVMRDTSRNLKAFDLIRDFAADDSDRSSLEQFRPYVMMMHTRARACLSLEERDFDLALRQIDEGIARIEEFFREVEREDFIENSREIEFLRDWSERIRSNRPLTPAERLRQELRVAVEAEDYERAAQLRDEIKEMAVA